The DNA region GCCAGGTGCAGCGGGCCGGTGTCGTTGGAGATCACCAGCTCGCAGTCGGCGTAGCAGCCGGCCAACCCGCCCAGACTCAGCGTGCCGACCTGGGGCCGCAGGGGCACCCGGGCCGCCGCGACCACCTGATCGACCACCTCCTGCTCGGCCGGGGTGCCGGTGACCAGCACCTCGTACCCGTCCTGGTGCAGGGTCCGGCCGATCTCGGCGAACCGCTCGGCGGGCCAGCGGCGGCGGGTGTCCGTGGCCCCCGGATGCAACACCACCCGGGGCCGATCCGCCTCCCCGAGCACCGACCGGGCCTCGGCCCGGTCGGCCTCGGTTACCGCCAGGGACGGGATGATGGTGGTCGCCGGGGCGCCGACCAGCGCCACCGTCTCCAGGTAGCGGATCACCTCGGGCTGGTAGTAGTCGTAGCGCAGCCAACGGTCCAGCGGTGGGGCGTCCTCGGCCCGCAGACCGGCGCTGACCCGGGCACCGAGGGCGGCCACCAGGGGGTTGGAGTTGGCGCCCCCGCCGTGCAGTTGCAGCGCCAGGTCGAAACGCTCGGTGCGGGCGGCGGCCAGGAAGTCGACCATGCCGGCCTCGGCCTCGCCGGAGCCCGCCGTCCGGATCCCCGGCGCGGGCGGCACCACCAGCACCCGATCCACCGGGCCGGGCCGGTCGCGCCAGAGCTGCGCGTGCCACGGCGCACCGAGCAGCACAATCTCCGCCTGCGGGTACGCCGACCGCAGGGCCGTCAACGCCGGCAGGACGAAGATGAAGTCACCCAGGGCGTTGGCCCGCAGCACGGCGATCCGGGCCACCTCGGGGACCCATCCGGCGGCCGGTGTGATCAGGGCCGGGGCCACCACGGTCCGG from Micromonospora sp. NBC_01739 includes:
- a CDS encoding glycosyltransferase family 9 protein, yielding MVAPALITPAAGWVPEVARIAVLRANALGDFIFVLPALTALRSAYPQAEIVLLGAPWHAQLWRDRPGPVDRVLVVPPAPGIRTAGSGEAEAGMVDFLAAARTERFDLALQLHGGGANSNPLVAALGARVSAGLRAEDAPPLDRWLRYDYYQPEVIRYLETVALVGAPATTIIPSLAVTEADRAEARSVLGEADRPRVVLHPGATDTRRRWPAERFAEIGRTLHQDGYEVLVTGTPAEQEVVDQVVAAARVPLRPQVGTLSLGGLAGCYADCELVISNDTGPLHLAAAVGTPTVGIFWVGNLITTAIPLRARHRPITSWTVHCPVCGVDCTPGIYPHRPGDGECPHRDSFVTDVPTVEVLEAARELLFE